A window of the Dictyoglomus sp. genome harbors these coding sequences:
- a CDS encoding ABC transporter ATP-binding protein gives MIRLEKVKAGYNSNIVIKNISWESPNIGFVGILGPNGSGKTTLLRLLIRYIEPWEGKIYINEREIRKYKQEDLAKNIAFLSQKISFNLSFSVEEYVSLGRYPHHPYWKKLSKKDLEKINEILILTETISFKNKKLFQLSGGELQRVHLARVLVQEPRILLLDEPTNNLDPYYQIYFLNFIQKLSKDILVISSFHDVNLASIFCDYILAMKNGVILNYGRKEEILNSSLLKEAYNLKFEEIITLNGRIFLPVR, from the coding sequence ATGATAAGATTAGAAAAAGTAAAAGCAGGGTATAATTCTAATATAGTAATAAAAAACATAAGCTGGGAATCACCCAATATAGGTTTTGTAGGAATCTTGGGGCCAAATGGCTCGGGAAAAACAACTTTATTAAGACTTTTGATTAGATATATTGAACCATGGGAAGGAAAAATTTATATAAATGAAAGAGAAATAAGAAAATATAAACAGGAAGATCTTGCAAAAAATATAGCCTTTTTATCTCAAAAGATAAGTTTTAACCTTTCCTTTTCTGTTGAAGAATACGTATCTTTGGGAAGATATCCCCATCATCCTTACTGGAAAAAACTAAGCAAAAAGGATTTGGAAAAAATAAATGAGATTTTAATTCTAACAGAGACGATTTCTTTCAAAAACAAAAAATTATTTCAATTATCTGGTGGTGAATTACAAAGAGTACATTTGGCAAGGGTATTAGTACAAGAACCAAGAATTTTACTTTTAGATGAGCCTACAAATAATCTTGACCCCTATTATCAAATTTATTTTCTAAACTTTATCCAAAAGTTGAGTAAAGATATATTAGTAATATCGAGCTTTCATGATGTAAATTTAGCAAGCATTTTTTGTGATTATATTCTAGCTATGAAAAACGGAGTAATACTTAATTATGGTAGAAAAGAAGAAATTTTAAATTCCTCTTTATTGAAAGAGGCATACAATTTAAAATTTGAAGAAATAATAACTCTTAACGGAAGAATCTTTTTACCAGTCAGGTAA
- the rlmN gene encoding 23S rRNA (adenine(2503)-C(2))-methyltransferase RlmN, translating to MKNNLLSLEVKELNQYFSELGEPDYRVSQVMDWIYKKLVFDFSEMTNLPIKLRKKLKEDFYIYIPKILDKIEEDNTTKFLFQLEDNEIIEAVLIIHKNRKTLCVSTQVGCPFKCKFCATGLVDFRRNLSSGEILAQILWCKKFLMERGENLNNVVYMGMGEPLANYEEVVKSIKILNSPLSIGMGARHISLSTVGLVPQIYRLSEENIPITLAISLHAPENELRNILIPINKKYPLEELLPACWHYSEKTGRRISFEYVLLERVNDSLEMAEKLVNLLKGKPAHVNLIPWNEVPEFSWKRPSILRIKKFERYLKENNINVTLRISRGEKIKAGCGQLRGRFIWREKYEKI from the coding sequence ATGAAGAATAATCTTCTTTCTCTTGAGGTAAAAGAATTAAATCAATATTTTAGTGAACTTGGAGAGCCAGATTATAGAGTAAGCCAAGTAATGGATTGGATCTACAAGAAATTAGTTTTCGATTTTTCTGAGATGACAAATTTGCCAATTAAGCTACGAAAGAAATTAAAAGAAGATTTTTATATTTATATTCCAAAGATTTTGGACAAAATTGAGGAAGATAATACTACCAAATTCCTATTTCAATTAGAGGATAATGAAATTATCGAAGCTGTTTTAATAATTCATAAAAACAGAAAAACTTTGTGTGTTTCTACTCAAGTAGGATGTCCTTTTAAATGTAAATTTTGTGCCACAGGCCTTGTAGATTTTAGAAGAAATCTATCTTCAGGAGAGATTTTAGCTCAAATTTTATGGTGTAAAAAATTTCTTATGGAGAGAGGAGAAAACTTGAATAATGTTGTTTATATGGGAATGGGAGAACCTTTAGCAAATTACGAAGAGGTGGTAAAGTCGATAAAAATTTTAAATTCTCCTCTTAGTATTGGTATGGGAGCACGTCATATCTCTTTATCAACGGTAGGACTTGTTCCTCAGATTTATAGACTTTCCGAAGAGAATATTCCAATAACTTTAGCAATATCTCTTCATGCTCCAGAGAATGAATTAAGAAATATTCTAATTCCAATAAATAAAAAATATCCATTAGAGGAACTTCTTCCTGCTTGTTGGCATTATTCAGAAAAAACAGGAAGAAGGATATCTTTTGAATATGTTCTTTTAGAAAGGGTTAATGATTCTCTTGAAATGGCAGAAAAATTAGTAAATTTATTAAAAGGAAAACCTGCACATGTTAATCTTATTCCTTGGAATGAGGTTCCTGAGTTTTCATGGAAAAGGCCATCTATATTAAGAATAAAAAAATTTGAGAGATACTTAAAAGAGAATAATATAAATGTTACATTAAGAATTTCTCGAGGTGAAAAGATTAAAGCAGGTTGTGGGCAACTCAGAGGAAGGTTTATATGGAGGGAAAAATATGAAAAGATTTAA
- a CDS encoding PASTA domain-containing protein, whose protein sequence is MKRFKIFLIFLISSNIILLFINLYTIFAFINSASEKLISVPDVRNKDIISATKILVEKGFKPKIQGILMDRKKEDLIILDQNPLSKAPEGSIVELWLNQSAKTVLLPDLRFETVESARNKLEKLGLRVEVTPSEEGVVVRQIPDANFYIEKGSNVLLWVETYRTPIEEKEFNNTTP, encoded by the coding sequence ATGAAAAGATTTAAAATTTTTCTAATTTTCTTAATTTCCTCTAATATTATACTTTTATTTATAAATTTATATACCATTTTCGCATTTATAAATTCAGCTTCAGAAAAACTTATTTCTGTTCCCGATGTAAGAAATAAAGATATAATATCTGCTACAAAAATTCTCGTAGAAAAAGGATTTAAACCTAAAATACAAGGAATTCTCATGGATAGAAAAAAAGAAGATCTAATAATTTTGGATCAAAATCCTTTATCAAAAGCCCCAGAGGGAAGTATTGTAGAATTATGGTTAAATCAATCTGCAAAAACAGTTCTCCTTCCTGATTTAAGATTTGAAACTGTAGAATCTGCAAGGAATAAATTAGAAAAATTAGGACTAAGAGTAGAAGTAACACCTTCAGAGGAGGGTGTTGTAGTAAGACAAATCCCTGATGCTAATTTTTATATAGAAAAGGGAAGTAATGTTCTTCTTTGGGTAGAGACATATCGTACTCCTATAGAAGAGAAGGAGTTTAATAATACAACACCTTAA
- a CDS encoding cobalamin-binding protein has product MKRVLKSLMVILIIILSFSFTKINYPLVIYDDLGRVINIQREPKRIVSLAPSSTEILFALNLNDKIVGVTDFCDYPKEAQNKEKVGGFSNPNIEKIVSLNPDLVILYKSFPKEIFNQLTQLLPNTNFVVLDPKNFEDVLNNILLLGKITNKEKQAQYIYSNIVRRLKTVERKLIPFRGKINVLFLLWNDPFISCSPSTFVGDLLKKLKVKNIVEKDTPEYPVLSVEYIIQKNPDIIIIGEMSGISIESIIKKPEFSSISAVKNKKIFYINDDLVFRPGPRLIEGLETLYKIIYESK; this is encoded by the coding sequence ATGAAAAGAGTATTAAAATCTCTTATGGTTATTTTAATTATTATTCTTTCGTTTTCTTTTACCAAGATAAATTATCCTTTAGTTATCTATGATGATCTTGGAAGAGTTATAAATATACAAAGAGAACCAAAAAGAATTGTTTCCTTAGCTCCATCCTCCACAGAAATTCTTTTTGCATTAAACCTAAATGACAAAATTGTCGGGGTCACTGATTTTTGCGATTATCCAAAAGAAGCTCAAAATAAAGAAAAAGTTGGAGGGTTTAGCAATCCTAATATTGAGAAAATAGTGAGTTTAAATCCTGATTTAGTAATTCTATATAAAAGTTTTCCTAAGGAAATTTTTAATCAATTAACCCAATTGCTTCCGAATACAAATTTTGTAGTTTTAGATCCAAAGAATTTTGAAGATGTATTAAATAATATTTTACTTCTTGGGAAAATAACAAATAAAGAAAAACAAGCTCAATACATTTATTCTAATATAGTAAGAAGATTAAAGACTGTAGAAAGAAAATTGATCCCTTTTAGGGGAAAAATAAATGTTTTATTTCTTCTTTGGAATGATCCATTTATATCCTGCTCTCCCTCAACTTTTGTGGGTGATTTGTTAAAGAAGCTAAAAGTTAAAAACATAGTAGAAAAGGATACTCCTGAGTATCCTGTATTAAGTGTTGAATATATTATTCAAAAAAATCCTGATATTATAATAATTGGAGAGATGTCAGGAATTTCAATAGAATCCATAATTAAGAAGCCAGAATTTTCCAGTATTTCTGCTGTTAAAAATAAAAAGATATTTTATATAAATGATGATCTTGTTTTTAGACCTGGTCCAAGATTAATCGAAGGATTAGAAACTTTATATAAGATCATTTATGAGAGTAAATAA
- a CDS encoding iron ABC transporter permease has product MHYKELAILFVILIFFITLSLMVGEISLNIIDIKNAFIGKGEFIKKNILWNLRLPRTLLALLVGGNLAIAGSILQSYFHNPLAEPHIIGISAGSALGATIYFIFSGGTWEIDPLITPWISILGAFIVLFILILWNRKSLYNSSLILLGVSLNALLSSLISFLLFKNQKIFQGVYFWILGGFNGKGWQHLKILFTYSLISLPWAYLWRKRFNLLNLTEEEAYSLGLSIRKYQKYFLILISLLIAPSVSVSGIIGFIGLIAPHIMRLWKTSDFQWLIPSSFLFGGILLLLSDILARTVLYPAEIPIGIITSFLGVPFFIFLLRKEE; this is encoded by the coding sequence ATGCATTATAAAGAATTAGCAATTCTTTTTGTCATCTTAATCTTTTTTATTACTTTATCTTTAATGGTAGGGGAAATATCCTTAAATATTATTGATATTAAGAATGCATTCATAGGAAAAGGTGAATTCATTAAGAAAAATATTCTTTGGAATTTGAGATTACCAAGAACTCTTCTTGCTCTTTTAGTAGGAGGAAATCTTGCCATAGCAGGAAGTATTTTGCAAAGTTATTTCCATAATCCCCTAGCAGAGCCTCATATAATTGGGATATCAGCAGGATCCGCTCTTGGTGCAACTATCTATTTTATTTTTTCAGGAGGAACTTGGGAAATCGATCCGCTAATTACTCCATGGATCTCTATTTTGGGAGCGTTTATTGTTCTTTTTATTTTAATTCTTTGGAATAGAAAATCATTATATAATTCTAGCTTAATTTTATTAGGCGTTTCCTTAAACGCTCTACTCTCATCTTTAATATCTTTTCTCTTATTCAAAAACCAAAAAATTTTTCAAGGAGTATATTTTTGGATTTTAGGAGGATTTAATGGAAAGGGATGGCAACACCTGAAAATTCTATTTACTTATTCTCTCATCTCTCTCCCATGGGCATATCTTTGGAGAAAGAGATTTAACCTTCTAAATCTAACCGAAGAAGAAGCTTATAGTCTTGGTCTTTCTATAAGAAAATATCAAAAGTATTTTTTAATTTTAATTTCCCTTCTTATTGCTCCTTCTGTCTCAGTTTCTGGAATTATAGGATTCATAGGATTAATTGCTCCACATATTATGAGACTTTGGAAAACCTCAGATTTTCAATGGTTAATTCCCTCAAGCTTTTTGTTTGGAGGAATTTTGCTTCTTCTTTCTGATATATTAGCAAGAACAGTTCTTTATCCAGCAGAAATTCCTATTGGAATAATAACTTCTTTCTTAGGAGTACCCTTCTTTATTTTTCTTTTAAGGAAAGAAGAATGA
- the rsmB gene encoding 16S rRNA (cytosine(967)-C(5))-methyltransferase RsmB, with amino-acid sequence MEVRLRAGEILYKIEKREGYANLILRNSLPSLNLSLKEKKFITELVYGILRWQLTLDEIWKNYVKSPDNLTLWAKILLRMAVYHVYFIKNTRIPVAMNEIVEIAKIKAKKEKNLINAVVRRISSEKINIDNFPYYVKYSHPLWILEELEDYLGKDFAIKIAEWNNTPSFTTIRINPLKTNKEELKELFKKENIEVKDGHLVPQALIIEEGIPFENFHLFQKGFFTIQSEASMLTSIILEPKPNEKIADLCSAPGTKSTHLGELMKNEGEILSVDINKSRLALVEKNAKRLGINIIKTLNSDVLNLPEELNGTFDKVLLDVPCTGLGVLKHKPEIKWRRKKEDIYNLSRLQYSMLERAGKLLKKGGEILYSTCTLTWQENEWVVLSFLQKNPSFHFKPFTFNNKKFPGILRIIPFIHNTDGFFISLLKNEE; translated from the coding sequence ATGGAGGTAAGATTAAGAGCAGGAGAAATTCTCTATAAAATTGAAAAGAGGGAAGGTTATGCTAACTTAATTTTAAGAAACAGCCTTCCCTCATTAAATTTATCCTTAAAAGAAAAAAAATTTATAACGGAATTAGTTTATGGAATATTGAGATGGCAATTAACCCTAGATGAGATTTGGAAAAATTATGTAAAATCTCCTGATAATCTTACTCTGTGGGCAAAGATTCTTCTCAGAATGGCAGTATATCACGTATATTTTATTAAAAACACCAGAATTCCTGTTGCTATGAATGAGATTGTAGAGATTGCAAAAATTAAAGCAAAAAAAGAAAAAAATTTAATAAATGCAGTTGTAAGAAGAATATCTTCGGAAAAAATCAATATAGATAATTTTCCTTATTATGTCAAATATAGTCATCCTTTGTGGATTTTAGAGGAGTTAGAAGATTATTTAGGAAAAGATTTTGCAATCAAAATAGCAGAATGGAATAATACCCCTTCTTTTACCACTATAAGAATAAATCCTTTAAAGACTAATAAAGAAGAATTAAAGGAACTTTTTAAAAAGGAAAATATAGAAGTAAAAGACGGACATTTAGTTCCTCAAGCTTTAATAATAGAAGAAGGAATTCCTTTTGAAAATTTCCATCTTTTTCAAAAAGGTTTTTTTACTATTCAAAGCGAGGCTTCAATGTTAACTTCGATCATCTTAGAACCAAAACCTAATGAAAAAATTGCAGATCTTTGTTCTGCTCCTGGGACTAAAAGTACCCATCTTGGGGAGCTGATGAAAAACGAAGGAGAGATTTTATCTGTTGATATTAATAAATCACGTTTAGCTCTTGTTGAAAAAAATGCGAAGAGATTAGGCATAAATATAATAAAAACTTTAAATTCTGACGTATTAAACCTTCCTGAGGAGCTAAATGGAACTTTTGATAAAGTTCTTTTAGATGTTCCATGCACAGGATTAGGAGTTTTAAAACATAAACCTGAAATAAAATGGAGAAGAAAAAAGGAAGATATATATAATTTATCAAGGCTTCAATATTCTATGTTAGAAAGAGCTGGAAAACTCTTAAAAAAAGGGGGAGAGATTTTATATAGCACTTGTACTTTAACTTGGCAGGAAAACGAATGGGTAGTTTTATCTTTTCTCCAAAAAAATCCATCTTTTCATTTTAAACCTTTTACTTTTAACAATAAAAAATTTCCAGGAATTCTGAGGATTATTCCTTTTATACATAACACTGATGGGTTTTTTATTTCTTTATTAAAAAATGAAGAATAA
- the rpe gene encoding ribulose-phosphate 3-epimerase, translating into MIKVYPSLLAVDILHIADSIKKVEDLADAWHIDIMDGHFVPNLSFGPSLIKALKNFSDKPIDVHLMVEKPEIFVDSFISAGTDHLGFHVEATYHPQRLIKYIKSKGVKPYLVLNPATSLSTLEYLLQEIDTVLIMTVNPGFGGQEFLPFTLKKIQELREKALKENLKLDIMVDGGIDLKTAPLVVERGANILISGVGIFENNNPRSVILAYKSLSLKEV; encoded by the coding sequence ATGATTAAAGTTTACCCATCTTTATTAGCAGTTGATATTTTACATATTGCTGATTCTATCAAAAAGGTTGAAGATCTTGCAGATGCCTGGCATATAGATATTATGGATGGCCATTTCGTTCCCAATCTTTCTTTTGGTCCAAGTTTAATTAAGGCATTAAAAAATTTTTCTGATAAACCCATAGATGTACATCTAATGGTGGAAAAACCAGAAATTTTTGTAGACTCTTTTATTTCTGCAGGAACAGATCATTTAGGATTTCATGTTGAAGCGACCTATCATCCCCAAAGATTGATAAAATATATAAAATCTAAAGGAGTAAAACCATATCTTGTATTAAATCCTGCAACTTCTTTATCTACTTTAGAATATCTATTACAAGAAATAGATACTGTTTTAATTATGACCGTAAATCCTGGTTTTGGGGGTCAAGAGTTTCTTCCCTTTACTTTAAAAAAGATTCAAGAATTGAGAGAAAAAGCTTTAAAAGAAAATTTAAAATTAGATATAATGGTAGACGGTGGTATAGATTTAAAAACTGCACCTTTGGTTGTAGAGAGGGGTGCCAATATCTTAATTAGTGGTGTTGGTATATTTGAAAATAATAATCCAAGATCTGTTATATTAGCTTATAAATCTCTGAGTTTAAAGGAGGTTTAA